A region of the Methylobacterium nodulans ORS 2060 genome:
GCAGCGAGGGTGGCTCCGAGGCGATCGAGGGTTACCTCAACACCCGTTTCGTGACGCAGGCTGCCTTCTGACGGCTCCGGCGGCCGGCGCGTCCGCGCGCCGGCCGCTCTCGTGACATCCGTGTGATTTTCAGGGTTGCCAAGCCACTCCGAACCCTCTAGATCACCGCCACCGACGGAGGCCGCTGCCTCCGGGGCAGGCGCCCGTAGCTCAGCTGGATAGAGCACCAGACTACGAATCTGGGGGTCAGAGGTTCGAATCCTTTCGGGCGCGCCATTCTTCTTCAATGTCGCTGATGATCTTAGACCGTTGTGCTGAAACGGTTTTTCAGATCATGCTGGACGCTCTTCCCGATCATCTCCGGCCGAGTGCGGCGTCCTAATCTGGCGCCCCTGTAGCCACTTTTGCCACGCGCTGAAGCTCGTCGTGGAGGTCGTCGCGGTCACCTCCGGCCTCAACGCCGTGGCCCATGCAGTGGAAGCACTGTACGTACAGGACGGCAATCCGGTCGTCTCGCTGATGGCCGAGGAGGGATATCAGCGCTTGCCCGGACCCTGCCCGCCCTCGTCCGCGACCCCGGCGACATGTCCGCCCGCTCGGGTGCCCTCTGCGGCGCCTGGCTCTGCGGGACCTGCCTCGGCGCGGTCGGGATGGCGCTGCACCACAAGCTCTGCCATGTCCTGGGCGGCTCCTTCGGCCTGCCTCACGCCGAGACTCACACCGCCATCCTTTCGCACGCGAGCGCCTACAACGCCACCGCCGCGCCGGTTCCTCTCGGAGGATGCCTTCTCCGGCCGCCCGCTGGGCCAGTCGTCCGCGGCGTAAGGGCGGAGCGGCCAGGGCCGGATCGTCCGACGTCCTGATGGAAGACGAAAGGCGCGCGCCAGAGGGCGATGCGCATCCACGGAGGACACGATGCGCGACTTCAATGCGTCCAACATCACCCAGGCCGTGATCGACCGGATGGCGGACACACCCGATCCGCGTCTCAGAACGGTCCTGTCGAGTCTGGTGCGGCATCTCCACGCCTTCGTGAGCGAGGTCGAGCTCAGCTTCGACGAGTGGCAGGGTGCGATCGGCTTCCTCACGCGCACGGGTCAGATGTGTGACGACCATCGCCAGGAATTCATCCTGCTCTCGGACACGCTCGGGGTGTCGATGCTGGTGGATGCCATCAACCACCACATGCCGCCCGGGGCGACGGAGACGACCGTGCTGGGCCCGTTCTACGTGAAGGCCGCGCCGCTCATGCCGAACGGCTCGGACATCTCGGGCGGCCTGACCGGCGAGCCGCTCCTCGTGAGGGGCTCCGTCGCCTCCGCCGACGGTACGCCGCTCGCGGATGCCACCGTGGACGTCTGGCACGCTGATGACGAGGGATTCTACGACGTCCAGCGGCTCGACAAGCTCGGCAACCTAGCCGGCCGGGCTCAATTCCGGACGGATGCGGCCGGGCGTTTCTCGTTCTGGACGATCATGCCGAAATGGTATCCGATCCCGGATGACGGCCCGGTCGGAGACATGCTCAAGGCCACGGCGCGGCATCCGAACCGGCCGGCCCACATGCATTTCATGATCGCCGCGGACGGCCACGAAACCCTGATCACGCATGTCTTCTCGGCTGAAAGTCCATGGCTGGACTCGGACGCGGTGTTCGGGGTCAAGACTTCGCTCATCGCGGAGTTTTCCAGCCATGAACCCGGCACAGCGCCCGATGGCCGGGAGATCGCCTCAACCTACCGCTGTTTGGACTATACCTTCGGCCTCAAGCCGAGGACGGCCGACCTCTCCGTGCCGCCCCGGCAGGACCCCGGCTAATACCAACGGTCCTTTTCAAGGCCCGTTGGTGCCGCTCCCGGATTTTCGCCAAGGTTTGTCAAGGGATTTTCGCCAGGTCTCGTCACACAGCCTGCGGCTTGGCATCGACCGTGCGAGATCGGCCAACGGCCCGATGCGTCAGCATGCGCGTCAGCACCCGCTGCATCAGCAGCCTGGGCCGTTGGGATGAGTCGCCCCGACTTCGCTCACGCCGCCGAAAATCTCAGGCGTTTCATCAAAGGCGATTCTGGCCCGTAGAGTTAAGTCTACCAGCCTGACGCGCCGCGAAACGCACCGGTTCTCAAACGGCTTCCGGCTCCTTCATGCCTAGCCACTGCTTCAGCTTCGCCGAGAGCGTCTTCTCGGGTGAGCTTGCTGCTGTGACAGCCCTCGCTCTCACGTGCTCCATCCGTCCGCCGAGGTCTGCGCCGTCGATCGGCTCGGCCTGTCGTCCGATCTTCAGCACCTCCTCCAGCACCGCCAAACCCTGGTCGAAGCTGAGCGGCCTACGGGTGCGCGCGTCGATGAACATCTGACGCGCATGCTCGACCGCACGAGAGTCGGCACAGGCGAGGCGAGTGACGAACGGAAGGAGTTGCTGCCGCTGTACGTCATCCGCTTCGTCATTCAGCCGCATGGCGAGGCGGCAGATCGGCCGCGAGAAGCTCCGCGGCATGTCGGTAACCCGGTGAACGGGTCGGTATGGGTATCCTGCGGCGACGACCGCCGCTTCGTTGATGCAGGTGCCGCCGTCCGGTCCCGGAAAGCGGTGGGATCCTTGTTTGAGGGTCCAGTTCAGGATGTGGTCGAACTGCGCCATGGCTGCCGTTCCAATTCGCCCCCACTAAGGACCTTGAGCGCCTCCGCCGTCTGTCAACAGCAGCCTCACCGCCTCGAAGTCACATTCCGGAGATTGTAATGACGGTTCCGGACGCCCTCTGTCGGTCCCTTGGCTCGCTCCCATGTGCGGAGGGGTCCATCGTCCTGGGCGGCAGCTCGCGAACAGGAATGACCCTCGCCTCGTGAACGAGGTCCTCATGATGTGCTGCGGCCCCTCTCGGCATCACCGAAACCGAGTGTACGATGCATGACGATCCGCAGCACTTGCGGATGCGCGTAGCCGACCGAGGCCGCAATCTCGCGCGGCGCGGCGCCTTCCGCAGCAAGCGCGAGGGCGCGCGCAACACGCGCACGGGTTCTCCATTCCCCGAAGCTCAGGCCGGTCTCGAAGCGGAACCGACGCGTCAGCGTGCGGCGACTGGCTCCAGCTATTCGAGCCCAGGCATCGAGGTCGCGAGAGGATCCCGGATCGGCGATGATCTCCTCGCATACGCGCCGCAGCCGCGGGTCTTGCGGCATCGGCAAAGCCAGCGGCGTCTCGGGCGCGCGCTGGATCTCGTCCAGCACCAGCGCGGCGAGAAGTCCGCCGCGCCCGTGCTCGTCGTACAGCACCGGCTCCTCGGCGAGGGCGGCCAACGCTGCTTCGAGCAGACGCGAAACCCGCAGAACGCGACACGCGGGCGATGACGGCTCGCCTGCGATCGCGATGTAGGCGGAGGACATCGCGACCGGGCCGCACATCCTCACATCGTGGAGAATTCCGGGCGGGATCCAGAGCGCGTGGCCCGATGGGACGAGCCAGGTGCCCCGCTCCGTGGTGGCGACCATGAGCCCCGCTGTCGCGTAGAGCAGTTGCGCACGCGGGTGACTGTGAATCCCGGTTGCACTGCCTGCCGCGTAGGTCTTCGGCATCACCGCCACCGGGCGCGGCACGTCCTGGTAATCCGCAGCGCGGTCCGAGCGCATCGGCATCCTCTTTGGCCCGATCGCGTGCGAGTTCGGCCCAACGGCGTGAGCGGGTCAAGGTAGGATCCCCTCGACCTCTCGCGGATCCGCCCATGAGCCCTGACCGCCTGTCCCGACGCACCCTGCTGTTCGTCAATGTCGCGCATGCGCTCGATCATTTCGTGCTGTTGATCTACCCCACCGCCGTGATCGCCATCGCGGCCAGCACGGGCCTGGGCTACGCATCGCTGATCGGGCTCGCCACCGGCAGCTTCGTGGCCTTCGGCCTCTGCTCCTTGCCGGTCGGCTGGCTTGCCGACCGGTTTGGCCGCCGCACCATGCTGGCCGTCTTCTTCGTCGGTTATGGCTTGTCGTGTCTCGGCGTGGCATCGGCATCGAGCCCGATCGGCTTCGCGATCTGGCTCCTGCTGCTGGGCATGGCATCCGCCATCTACCACCCGATCGGCTCGACCATGCTGGTCACGCATGCGCGGCGCCTGGGCCGGGATCTCGGCATCAACGGCGTGTGGGGGAATCTCGGTGCGGCCTCGGCCTCCGGCGCGACCGCCCTGATCACCGCGGCCCTGGGCTGGCGGGCCGCCTTCATCATCCCGGGCCTGGTCTGCCTCGTCGCCGGGTGCGCATTCATGGCGATGGTCCCGGTCGATGGCGACGGGCAGGCCCGGAAGACGAAGGGGCCGGCGGTCATCCCCGTCGCGCATCCATTCGCTCTCCTCGGGGTGTTCGCGGTCGCCATCGTGGCGGGTGGGATGACCTTCAACGTGACCACGATCGCGCTGCCGAAGGTCATCGACGAGCAGCTTGGGCTTGACCTGCCGCTTGCGCTGACGGGCTCGCTGGCCACGGTCGTGTTCGTGTTCGGGGCGCTCATGCAATTGCTGATGGGACGCCTCGTCGACCGGCTCGCGCTCCCGACGATATTCGTCGGCCTGGCCGTGCTTCAGCCGCTGGGCCTGGGCCTCGCGTCGGTCTCCTCGGGCGTGCCGCTCCTCATCGGACTCGTTCTGGTCGTCGCAGCGATCTACGGGCAGGTGGTGGTCAACGACGCGATGGTGGCGCGCTACGTTCCCGCCCATCACCGGGCGAAGGCGTACAGCGTGCGGTACTTCCTCGGCTTCACGGTGAGCGGGCTCGCGGTGCCGTTGATCGCGCTCCTGCACGAAGCGGGCGGATTCGGGCTGGTGCTGGCCGCGGCGGGCGGCTTCGGGGCGGTCATCTTCGCGGCGGCGGTGGCCTTCTACACGATCGCGCAGCGAACGGCGCCTCGATCCGCGGCGCCCGCAGAGTGACCGATCGAGCGTCCGCCGGCCATCGGCCGTGCCACAAAGGTGCCGCCCAAGGCTTGGGCACGACCAAAGTCCAGTAGCAGCGCGTGCGCAACCAAACAGCAATGAGGAGCGTTTGGTGCCTACCATGACATCAGAGGGCTGATAGCCTGAGCTGCTGAGAGGTGCCGGCGCATGATGTATCTTATGCGTGAGTCGTGTGAACTGATACTCACGCCAGCCCGGATCGCCGCAGACCTCACAAAGCTTGCCTGCGAGAACCCTCTCAACCCGCTGACCT
Encoded here:
- a CDS encoding AraC family ligand binding domain-containing protein, yielding MRSDRAADYQDVPRPVAVMPKTYAAGSATGIHSHPRAQLLYATAGLMVATTERGTWLVPSGHALWIPPGILHDVRMCGPVAMSSAYIAIAGEPSSPACRVLRVSRLLEAALAALAEEPVLYDEHGRGGLLAALVLDEIQRAPETPLALPMPQDPRLRRVCEEIIADPGSSRDLDAWARIAGASRRTLTRRFRFETGLSFGEWRTRARVARALALAAEGAAPREIAASVGYAHPQVLRIVMHRTLGFGDAERGRSTS
- a CDS encoding MFS transporter; the encoded protein is MSPDRLSRRTLLFVNVAHALDHFVLLIYPTAVIAIAASTGLGYASLIGLATGSFVAFGLCSLPVGWLADRFGRRTMLAVFFVGYGLSCLGVASASSPIGFAIWLLLLGMASAIYHPIGSTMLVTHARRLGRDLGINGVWGNLGAASASGATALITAALGWRAAFIIPGLVCLVAGCAFMAMVPVDGDGQARKTKGPAVIPVAHPFALLGVFAVAIVAGGMTFNVTTIALPKVIDEQLGLDLPLALTGSLATVVFVFGALMQLLMGRLVDRLALPTIFVGLAVLQPLGLGLASVSSGVPLLIGLVLVVAAIYGQVVVNDAMVARYVPAHHRAKAYSVRYFLGFTVSGLAVPLIALLHEAGGFGLVLAAAGGFGAVIFAAAVAFYTIAQRTAPRSAAPAE
- a CDS encoding intradiol ring-cleavage dioxygenase; this translates as MRDFNASNITQAVIDRMADTPDPRLRTVLSSLVRHLHAFVSEVELSFDEWQGAIGFLTRTGQMCDDHRQEFILLSDTLGVSMLVDAINHHMPPGATETTVLGPFYVKAAPLMPNGSDISGGLTGEPLLVRGSVASADGTPLADATVDVWHADDEGFYDVQRLDKLGNLAGRAQFRTDAAGRFSFWTIMPKWYPIPDDGPVGDMLKATARHPNRPAHMHFMIAADGHETLITHVFSAESPWLDSDAVFGVKTSLIAEFSSHEPGTAPDGREIASTYRCLDYTFGLKPRTADLSVPPRQDPG